Proteins encoded by one window of Pseudomonas sp. PSKL.D1:
- a CDS encoding CaiB/BaiF CoA transferase family protein translates to MGALSHLRVLDLSRVLAGPWCGQILADLGADVIKVERPGSGDDTRAWGPPFLKDAEGENTSEAAYYLSANRNKRSVTIDFTQPEGQRLVRELAAKSDIVIENFKVGGLAAYGLDYQSLKAVNPKLIYCSITGFGQTGPYAKRAGYDFMIQGLGGLMSLTGRPDGEEGAGPVKVGVALTDILTGLYSTVAILAALAHRDQAGIGQHIDMALLDVQVACLANQAMNYLTTGNPPRRLGNAHPNIVPYQDFPTADGDFILTVGNDGQFRKFAEVAGQPQWADDPRFATNKLRVANRAELIPLIRQATVFKTTAEWVSQLEAAGVPCGPINDLAQMFQDPQVVARGLAVSLPHALAGSVPQVASPIRLSETPVEYRHAPPLLGEHTERVLKELLGLESSEVRGLRDAGVL, encoded by the coding sequence ATGGGCGCGCTATCTCATCTGCGGGTTTTGGACCTTTCCCGAGTGCTGGCCGGGCCCTGGTGTGGTCAGATACTGGCGGACCTTGGCGCCGATGTAATAAAGGTCGAGCGCCCGGGCAGTGGCGACGATACACGTGCGTGGGGGCCGCCCTTCCTTAAGGATGCTGAGGGCGAGAACACCAGCGAGGCAGCCTATTACTTGTCGGCCAACCGGAACAAGCGTTCAGTGACTATCGATTTCACTCAGCCGGAAGGCCAGCGCCTCGTGCGTGAACTGGCGGCCAAGTCGGACATCGTCATTGAAAATTTCAAGGTTGGCGGGTTAGCTGCCTACGGGCTGGATTACCAAAGCCTGAAGGCGGTCAACCCCAAGCTTATTTACTGCTCGATCACGGGGTTCGGGCAGACTGGGCCTTATGCCAAGCGTGCGGGCTACGACTTCATGATTCAGGGGTTGGGTGGCCTTATGAGCCTGACTGGGCGCCCGGATGGTGAAGAAGGTGCTGGGCCGGTGAAAGTAGGTGTCGCCCTTACAGACATACTGACAGGCCTTTACTCGACTGTGGCGATCCTCGCTGCTCTCGCCCATCGTGATCAGGCCGGCATTGGGCAGCATATCGATATGGCGCTGCTCGATGTACAGGTGGCTTGCCTTGCCAACCAGGCAATGAATTACCTGACAACCGGGAATCCCCCGCGTCGTTTAGGTAATGCGCATCCCAATATAGTGCCGTATCAGGATTTCCCGACGGCAGATGGCGACTTCATTCTCACCGTTGGCAACGACGGGCAGTTCCGCAAGTTCGCGGAAGTGGCCGGGCAGCCGCAGTGGGCGGACGATCCACGCTTTGCTACCAACAAGCTGCGGGTTGCCAACCGGGCAGAGCTTATTCCACTGATACGCCAGGCGACTGTATTCAAGACCACGGCTGAATGGGTGAGCCAGTTGGAGGCTGCTGGTGTGCCTTGTGGACCAATCAATGACCTTGCACAGATGTTCCAGGACCCGCAGGTAGTTGCGCGTGGTTTGGCGGTGAGCTTGCCGCATGCGTTGGCGGGTAGCGTGCCGCAGGTAGCCAGCCCGATTCGCTTGTCGGAGACCCCGGTGGAATACCGTCATGCGCCCCCGTTGCTGGGCGAACACACCGAGAGGGTTCTGAAGGAGTTGCTGGGCCTGGAGAGCAGTGAAGTGCGCGGTTTGCGTGATGCTGGAGTGCTTTGA